The Siniperca chuatsi isolate FFG_IHB_CAS linkage group LG2, ASM2008510v1, whole genome shotgun sequence genome window below encodes:
- the isy1 gene encoding pre-mRNA-splicing factor ISY1 homolog: MARNAEKAMTALARFRQAQLEEGKVKERRPFLASECSELPKAEKWRRQIISEVSKKVAQIQNAGLGEFRIRDLNDEINKLLREKGHWEVRIKELGGPDYARVGPRMLDHEGKEVPGNRGYKYFGAARDLPGVRELFEKEPAPALRKTRGELMKDVDAEYYGYRDEDDGVLLPLETQYEKQAVLEAVQRWRAEKESRLSGDKQVEEEEESIYTVHNEEPDDEESREEQEGEEGGVTFIAHVPVPSQKEVEEALVRRKKMELLQRYASETLQAQSQTARTLLGL, translated from the exons gagaGGAGACCTTTTCTGGCGTCAGAGTGCAGTGAACTTCCTAAAGCTGAGAAATGGAGACGACAG atcatcagCGAGGTCTCGAAGAAAGTGGCTCAGATCCAGAACG CTGGTCTCGGGGAGTTCAGGATTCGGGATCTGAATGATGAGATCAACAAGCTGCTGAGAGAGAAAGGTCACTGGGAGGTCCGGATCAAAGAGCTGGGAGGACCCGACTACGCG cGAGTCGGCCCGAGGATGTTGGATCATGAGGGGAAGGAGGTTCCAGGGAATCGAGGATATAAATACTTTGGAGCAGCCAGAGACCTGCCCGGAGTCAGAGAGCTGTTTGAGAAGGAAC CTGCCCCGGCGCTGAGGAAGACGAGAGGGGAGCTGATGAAGGACGTGGACGCAGAGTATTACGGCTACAGAGACGAAGACGACGGGGTGCTGCTTCCTCTGGAGACGCAGTACGAGAAACAAG CTGTGTTGGAGGCGGTGCAGAGGTGGAGAGCAGAGAAAGAGTCTCGTCTGTCGGGAGACaaacaggtggaggaggaggaggagagcatcTACACTGTCCACAATGAAGAG ccGGATGATGAGGAGAGTcgggaggagcaggagggagaggagggaggagtcACCTTCATCGCACACGTACCTGTTCCCTCACAGAAAGAg gtggAGGAGGCTCTGGTCAGGAGGAAGAAGATGGAGTTGTTGCAGCGTTACGCCAGCGAGACTCTTCAGGCTCAGAGTCAGACGGCCAGAACTCTGCTGGGCCTGtaa
- the LOC122886405 gene encoding uncharacterized protein LOC122886405: MRLFVCLRVIDDAFVCVSLRVIDDTFVCLRVIDDAFVCLRVIDVSLRVIDDAFVCLRVIDDAFVCLRVIDGAFVCLRVIDDAFVCVSLRVIDDAFVCLRVIDDAFVCLRVIDGAFVCLGELLTMRLFVCLRVIDDAFVCLRVIDDAFVCLRVIDDAFVCLRVIDDAFVCLRVIDVSLRVIDDAFVCLRVIADAFVCLRVIDDAFVCLRVIDDAFVSLRVIDDAFVCLRVIDVSLRVIDDAFVCLRVIDDVFVCLRVIDDAFVCVSASY; the protein is encoded by the exons atgcgtttgtttgtgtgtctgcgagttattgacgacgcgtttgtttgtgtgtctctgcgagttattgacgaTACGTTCGTGTGtctgcgagttattgacgaCGCGTTCGTGTGTCTGCGAGTTATTGACGTGTCTCTTCGAGTTATTGACGATGCGTTCGTGTGtctgcgagttattgacgaCGCGTTCGTGTGTCTGCGAGTTATTGACGGCGCGTTCGTGTGtctgcgagttattgacgacgcgtttgtttgtgtgtctctgcgagttattgacgaCGCGTTCGTGTGtctgcgagttattgacgaCGCGTTCGTGTGTCTGCGAGTGATTGACGGCGCGTTCGTGTGTCTCGGCGAGTTATTGACGAtgcgtttgtttgtgtgtctgcgagttattgacgatgcgtttgtgtgtctgcgagttattgacgatgcgtttgtgtgtctgcgagttattgacgaTGCGTTCGTGTGTCTGCGAG TTATTGACGATGCGTTCGTGTGTCTGCGAGTTATTGACGTGTCTCTTCGAGTTATTGACGACGCGTTCGTGTGTCTGCGAGTTATTGCCGACGCGTTTGTGTGtctgcgagttattgacgatgcgtttgtgtgtctgcgagttattgacgaTGCGTTCGTGTCTCTTCGAGTTATTGACGACGCGTTCGTGTGTCTGCGAGTTATTGACGTGTCTCTTCGAGTTATTGACGATGCATTCGTGTGtctgcgagttattgacgaCGTGTTCGTGTGtctgcgagttattgacgacgcgtttgtttgtgtgtctgcgagttattga